Proteins from a single region of Streptococcus mitis:
- the serS gene encoding serine--tRNA ligase produces the protein MLDIKRIRTDFDAVAEKLATRGVDAAVLNEMKEIDAKRRDILVKVETLKAERNTVSAEIAQAKRNKENADDKIAAMQTLSAEVKALDAELAEIDAKLTEFTTTLPNIPADSVPVGVDEDDNVEVRRWGTPREFDFEPKAHWDLGEDLGILDWERGGKVTGARFLFYKGLGARLERAIYNFMLDEHGKEGYTEVITPYMVNHDSMFGTGQYPKFKEDTFELSDSNYVLIPTAEVPLTNYYRDEILDGKDLPIYFTAMSPSFRSEAGSAGRDTRGLIRLHQFHKVEMVKFAKPEESYEELEKMTANAENILQKLNLPYRVVALSTGDMGFSAAKTYDLEVWIPAQNTYREISSCSNTEDFQARRAQIRYRDEADGKVKLLHTLNGSGLAVGRTVAAILENYQNEDGSVTIPEALRPYMGGAEVIKP, from the coding sequence TGAATGAGATGAAAGAAATCGATGCTAAACGTCGTGATATTTTAGTCAAGGTTGAAACTCTCAAGGCTGAACGTAACACAGTTTCAGCTGAGATTGCCCAAGCTAAGCGCAACAAGGAAAATGCAGATGACAAGATTGCTGCCATGCAAACTCTATCTGCTGAAGTCAAAGCCTTGGATGCTGAATTGGCAGAAATCGATGCTAAATTGACAGAATTTACCACTACTCTTCCAAATATTCCAGCTGATAGCGTTCCTGTTGGGGTTGACGAAGATGACAATGTGGAAGTTCGCCGTTGGGGTACTCCACGCGAGTTTGATTTCGAACCTAAAGCTCACTGGGATCTGGGTGAAGACCTTGGCATCCTTGACTGGGAACGTGGTGGTAAGGTAACAGGAGCTCGCTTCCTCTTCTATAAAGGTCTCGGCGCTCGTTTGGAACGTGCTATTTACAACTTTATGTTGGATGAACATGGAAAAGAAGGCTACACTGAAGTCATCACACCTTACATGGTTAACCACGATTCTATGTTTGGTACTGGTCAATATCCAAAATTCAAGGAAGATACTTTTGAATTGAGCGACAGTAATTACGTCCTCATTCCTACAGCTGAAGTTCCTCTGACAAACTACTACCGTGATGAAATCCTTGACGGTAAAGACCTGCCAATCTACTTCACTGCTATGAGCCCATCATTCCGTTCTGAGGCTGGTTCAGCTGGCCGTGATACTCGTGGCTTGATTCGTTTGCACCAATTCCACAAAGTTGAAATGGTTAAATTTGCCAAACCAGAAGAATCTTACGAAGAATTGGAAAAAATGACTGCCAACGCTGAAAACATTCTTCAAAAACTAAACCTTCCATACCGTGTCGTTGCGCTCTCTACTGGAGATATGGGCTTCTCAGCTGCCAAGACTTACGACTTAGAAGTTTGGATTCCAGCGCAAAATACTTACCGTGAAATCTCAAGTTGTTCAAATACAGAAGATTTCCAAGCCCGTCGTGCCCAAATCCGTTACCGTGATGAAGCAGACGGCAAGGTGAAACTCCTTCACACTTTGAACGGTTCTGGACTTGCAGTTGGACGTACAGTGGCTGCTATTCTTGAAAACTACCAAAATGAAGATGGTTCTGTGACCATCCCAGAAGCACTTCGTCCATACATGGGTGGAGCTGAGGTTATCAAACCATAA
- a CDS encoding acyl-CoA dehydrogenase family protein encodes MGFFSEEFLSWLDQHADEIDKQSCQAGERLIEKIAAEGAFRVGIPASLGGSGGSDQDVIDILAELAQHSLTASFISWGQRTLIDNILHTDNSYFKETYLEKLLSGEYAGATALSNAVKYLSDLEELNVRVLEENGQLYLKGRLPWVTNARRNRFLTIFVAGFTDDPSTSYVVAVPSDAENFSRSEDLEFVSLQGGNTAALTFNKVLLKEEWILSKDAHQFLAQNRPAFLGYQFGLAFGLAERSLSEVEKDLVKRSVLTDEWKHQIEQLDAIRRELYQGLSDRSYFVANPRELFQLRIDIVDVVAQSLLLELQAGGGRGYFSKSTSGFIRRWNEGAFLPIVSPSAVQLRHILATS; translated from the coding sequence ATGGGATTTTTTTCAGAAGAATTTTTGAGCTGGTTAGACCAGCATGCTGATGAAATCGACAAGCAGTCTTGTCAAGCTGGAGAACGGTTGATTGAGAAAATTGCAGCAGAGGGAGCCTTTCGTGTGGGGATTCCTGCATCTCTTGGAGGTTCAGGAGGAAGTGATCAAGATGTTATTGATATCCTTGCAGAGCTCGCACAACATTCTTTAACAGCCTCTTTTATTTCATGGGGACAACGCACTTTAATTGATAATATTCTCCATACAGATAACTCCTATTTTAAGGAAACCTATCTGGAAAAACTCTTGTCTGGAGAATATGCAGGTGCTACTGCCTTGTCCAATGCTGTCAAATATCTATCTGACCTAGAGGAACTGAATGTTCGCGTTCTTGAAGAAAATGGACAATTGTATCTAAAAGGAAGACTGCCATGGGTAACTAATGCTCGAAGAAATCGATTTTTAACTATTTTTGTGGCAGGTTTTACAGATGATCCAAGTACAAGTTATGTGGTGGCTGTACCATCAGATGCAGAGAATTTTAGTCGTTCTGAAGACTTAGAATTTGTTTCTCTTCAAGGAGGAAACACGGCTGCTCTGACTTTTAATAAGGTCCTTTTGAAAGAGGAATGGATTTTATCAAAAGATGCTCACCAATTTTTGGCACAAAATCGTCCAGCTTTTTTAGGCTACCAATTTGGTCTAGCTTTTGGTTTAGCTGAACGTTCTCTATCAGAAGTAGAAAAAGACTTGGTGAAACGCAGTGTATTGACAGATGAGTGGAAGCATCAGATCGAACAGTTAGATGCTATTCGTCGAGAGCTTTATCAAGGTTTGTCTGACAGGTCTTATTTTGTTGCCAATCCGCGTGAACTATTTCAGTTAAGAATAGACATTGTGGATGTTGTTGCTCAGAGTCTTCTATTAGAGTTACAAGCAGGTGGAGGTAGAGGCTACTTTAGTAAATCAACATCTGGATTTATTCGTCGTTGGAATGAAGGAGCCTTTCTTCCAATTGTTTCTCCAAGTGCTGTTCAGTTGCGTCATATCTTAGCAACGAGTTAA
- a CDS encoding TDT family transporter has protein sequence MKKLPLVFSGCLLGLAGAGNLILDTLPVLSHLLSLAGLILWIYFLLLHLFNWKETKQELTKPPLLSGMATFPMAGMILSTYVFRVFPHFPLVAQGLWWFSFLLDVALIAGFTIKFAYPGRRVHATPSWTVLYVGIAVAALTYPLVGIIEIAYATLSFGFLLTFYLYPLIYSDLKKHPLPQAMLGQEGIYCAPFSLLLASLVRVGGASLPTWVLIVMILSSQSFFFFVLTRLPNILKQGFQPAFSALTFPTIITATSLKMAQGILKLPFLDYLVLAETAICLIILSFVLGAYMNWLRKKV, from the coding sequence ATGAAAAAACTCCCCTTGGTATTTTCTGGTTGTTTGCTAGGTTTGGCAGGAGCTGGAAATCTTATTTTAGATACGTTGCCGGTTCTGTCCCATCTGTTGAGTCTAGCAGGTTTGATTTTGTGGATTTACTTTTTGCTTCTGCATCTTTTTAATTGGAAAGAAACCAAGCAAGAGTTGACCAAGCCCCCTCTTTTGTCAGGAATGGCCACCTTTCCCATGGCTGGGATGATTTTATCGACTTATGTCTTTAGAGTCTTTCCTCATTTCCCTTTGGTTGCTCAAGGGCTCTGGTGGTTTTCATTTCTCTTGGATGTAGCCCTGATTGCTGGTTTCACTATCAAATTTGCCTATCCGGGGCGGAGGGTTCATGCCACTCCAAGCTGGACGGTTCTCTATGTGGGGATAGCAGTAGCAGCCTTGACCTATCCTCTTGTAGGTATCATTGAAATTGCCTATGCGACCTTGAGTTTTGGATTTCTCTTGACCTTCTATCTCTACCCGCTTATTTATAGCGATTTAAAGAAACATCCACTCCCACAAGCCATGCTTGGACAAGAAGGGATCTACTGTGCTCCTTTTTCTCTACTCTTGGCTTCTCTAGTCCGAGTTGGAGGAGCCAGCCTACCAACTTGGGTCTTAATAGTTATGATTTTATCTTCCCAATCCTTCTTTTTCTTTGTTTTGACTCGCCTGCCTAATATTTTAAAACAAGGTTTCCAACCAGCCTTTTCAGCTCTCACCTTCCCGACCATTATCACAGCTACTTCGCTTAAGATGGCTCAGGGAATTTTGAAACTTCCATTTCTGGATTATCTGGTACTGGCTGAAACCGCTATTTGCTTAATTATTTTATCCTTTGTATTGGGCGCTTATATGAATTGGTTACGAAAAAAGGTCTAG
- a CDS encoding carboxymuconolactone decarboxylase family protein: protein MTTFTIHTVESAPAEVKEVLETVEKDNNGYIPNLIGLLANAPTALEAYRTVGAINRRNSLTPVEREVVQITAAVTNGCAFCVAGHTAFSIKQIQMNDDLLQALRNRTPIETDPKLDTLAKFTLAVINTKGRVGDEALAEFLEAGYSQQNALDVVLGVSLASLCNYANNLANTPINPELQPYA from the coding sequence ATGACAACATTTACAATCCATACAGTAGAATCAGCACCAGCAGAAGTGAAAGAAGTTCTTGAAACAGTAGAAAAAGATAACAATGGCTATATTCCTAACCTAATCGGTCTCTTGGCTAATGCACCGACTGCTTTAGAGGCTTACCGTACTGTCGGAGCTATCAATCGTCGCAACAGCCTGACACCCGTTGAGCGTGAAGTGGTGCAAATCACGGCAGCTGTGACCAATGGTTGTGCCTTCTGCGTCGCAGGTCACACAGCCTTTTCAATCAAACAAATCCAGATGAATGATGACCTTCTTCAAGCCCTTCGCAATCGTACTCCAATTGAAACAGATCCTAAATTGGACACCCTAGCTAAGTTTACCTTGGCGGTTATCAATACCAAGGGACGTGTGGGAGATGAAGCCTTGGCTGAGTTTTTAGAAGCTGGCTACAGCCAACAAAATGCCTTGGATGTGGTTCTTGGTGTCAGCCTAGCAAGCCTCTGTAACTATGCCAATAATCTAGCTAATACCCCAATTAACCCAGAATTGCAACCTTATGCCTAG